In Pyxidicoccus trucidator, a genomic segment contains:
- a CDS encoding poly(A) polymerase: protein MSQERFTTSREVYHRIRWDPRLDAREFIIGYDAHLEALEEMPFEAFVPDGEIPWHRVWYFKRGRHVVWDRRQRLDLLDSLTPPPAKPAPVAVPSGVDPAPAPVVVAPRSAPVASASSEQPVAASFTPLPAWRFDTSTGAWAKAPSRPVATEPLPSPEHLTVITLNVLFDLYDGELLATERRTPAVLALLRDTRADVIALQEVTASFLQALLAEPWVREQYWLSEGPDAVTVTPYGQVILSRLPFSSLCQRAFTRDKRVIAGELALSGGSLWVATHHLMSNRAASGRSARATQVQALVEWTRSLGAQAGATAPDVVLAGDFNFGDGEPEADTFTHAGFVDAWPALRPTERGETYDPSRNALAAFTTTSGLSQRLDRVMVCSPSGRLAPETVELLGESPLEGPPAPTGDALYLSDHFGLRCVLRRGEAPRPRAVPAPAHARTRTAPLVHHTAVVLIPPDAVWEPIQALRRKHDSKFTRWMPHVTLLYPFLPEEYFDEAEAVLAAALRNVKPFEVTLAGFHHFEHRANVTAWLKPEDRPHGALQALHAALEEALPECTDPGRKAARGFTPHLSVGQLPRSGAAEIARTLAGWEKHWRPLTFEAREVCIIRRQGDTPFEVLRRVPLGGRGGGSGRAPGGSSPPTGLGTPPQPEDTHRLDKNSPAGDDRARKGSTTTPSADARSPRKRGHADDAQFVQEDARLREVLSRHSATDAPDARALRTTAVEQLTALCARVGTELYPYGSYLLGTDGPGSDVDAVAIGPSLLSREDFAHALLQELPREPGASARYVADAAIPLVKLSLGGVSFDISYASPPEGVAPCPPEELLVLHGDALDNAGHRSVLGLADTQRLLDEVTRAGADPERFRTLLRTVKAWAKARGIYSHALGYLGGLSWSVLAAWACTRAPREHTDSDVALLAHFFETFASWPWPQPVTLTSETARYRPDGKRDLMPVIAPAAPVRNTARNISRSTYRVLRDELTLARRRVDEARAQGTAESWEAMFEPVDLSRELPGRLVLTLEAPSAEAHEAAAGWVLGHLTALVYRLEGDRRVFARPLPPSSPAGPFIIGVDARSAPRGALSQTLEEFRAAFREWSHRPEGTTLDVELTP, encoded by the coding sequence ATGTCCCAGGAACGATTCACGACCAGCCGCGAGGTGTACCACCGCATCCGCTGGGACCCGCGGCTGGACGCTCGCGAGTTCATCATCGGCTACGACGCGCACCTCGAAGCGCTGGAGGAGATGCCCTTCGAGGCGTTCGTCCCGGATGGCGAAATCCCCTGGCACCGCGTCTGGTACTTCAAGCGCGGCCGACACGTGGTGTGGGACCGCCGGCAGCGCCTCGACCTGCTGGACTCCCTCACCCCGCCACCGGCGAAGCCCGCGCCGGTGGCGGTTCCCTCCGGGGTGGACCCAGCCCCCGCGCCGGTGGTCGTAGCGCCCAGGTCCGCTCCGGTGGCGTCGGCCTCCAGTGAGCAGCCCGTGGCCGCGAGCTTCACACCCCTGCCGGCCTGGCGCTTCGATACGAGCACCGGCGCCTGGGCGAAGGCTCCGAGCCGGCCGGTGGCCACCGAGCCCCTCCCCTCGCCCGAGCACCTCACCGTCATCACGCTCAACGTCCTCTTCGATTTGTACGACGGAGAGCTGCTCGCCACGGAGCGCAGGACGCCCGCGGTGCTCGCCCTGCTGCGGGACACCCGCGCGGACGTCATCGCCCTGCAGGAAGTCACCGCATCCTTCCTCCAGGCGCTGCTCGCGGAGCCGTGGGTGCGTGAGCAGTACTGGCTCTCCGAAGGCCCGGACGCCGTCACGGTGACGCCCTATGGACAGGTGATCCTGTCCCGCCTCCCCTTCTCCTCGCTGTGCCAGCGCGCCTTCACCCGCGACAAGCGGGTCATCGCGGGCGAGCTCGCGCTGAGCGGCGGCTCGCTGTGGGTGGCCACCCACCACCTGATGAGCAACCGCGCGGCCTCGGGCAGGAGTGCACGAGCCACCCAGGTCCAGGCACTCGTCGAGTGGACCCGCTCGCTCGGCGCGCAGGCCGGAGCCACGGCTCCCGACGTGGTGCTGGCAGGTGACTTCAACTTCGGCGACGGCGAGCCCGAAGCCGACACCTTCACCCATGCGGGGTTCGTGGACGCCTGGCCCGCGCTGCGGCCCACGGAGCGCGGGGAGACGTACGACCCCTCGCGCAATGCGCTGGCGGCCTTCACGACCACCTCGGGCCTGAGTCAGCGATTGGACAGGGTGATGGTGTGTTCGCCCTCGGGGCGGCTCGCACCGGAGACGGTGGAGCTCCTCGGAGAGTCCCCGCTGGAAGGACCGCCGGCACCGACCGGGGATGCGCTCTACCTGTCGGACCACTTCGGTCTTCGCTGTGTCCTGCGACGCGGCGAAGCCCCACGACCCAGAGCGGTGCCAGCACCCGCTCACGCCCGGACGCGCACGGCCCCGCTGGTCCACCACACGGCGGTGGTGCTCATCCCTCCCGACGCCGTGTGGGAGCCCATCCAGGCGCTGCGCCGGAAGCACGACTCCAAGTTCACGCGCTGGATGCCGCACGTCACCCTGCTCTACCCCTTCCTGCCGGAGGAGTACTTCGACGAGGCAGAGGCCGTGCTCGCGGCGGCGCTGCGAAACGTGAAGCCCTTCGAGGTGACGCTCGCCGGGTTCCACCACTTCGAGCACCGCGCCAACGTCACGGCGTGGCTGAAGCCGGAGGACCGGCCGCACGGAGCGCTCCAAGCCCTGCATGCGGCGCTGGAAGAGGCGCTGCCCGAGTGCACCGACCCGGGGCGCAAGGCCGCACGCGGCTTCACGCCGCACCTCTCCGTCGGACAGCTTCCCCGCTCGGGAGCCGCCGAAATCGCGCGCACGCTCGCCGGCTGGGAGAAGCACTGGCGCCCGCTCACCTTCGAAGCCCGTGAGGTCTGCATCATCCGGAGACAGGGCGACACCCCGTTCGAAGTCCTCCGGCGGGTTCCGCTCGGAGGCAGGGGCGGAGGGAGCGGTCGCGCCCCAGGAGGGAGCAGCCCGCCGACCGGGCTCGGCACACCGCCTCAGCCCGAGGACACGCACCGGCTCGACAAGAACAGCCCTGCCGGAGACGACCGCGCACGCAAGGGCAGCACGACCACGCCCTCCGCGGACGCCCGCTCCCCTCGGAAACGCGGCCACGCGGACGACGCCCAGTTCGTGCAAGAGGACGCCCGCCTCCGCGAAGTGCTGTCCCGACACTCCGCCACGGACGCTCCCGACGCCCGAGCCCTTCGCACCACGGCGGTGGAGCAGCTCACGGCACTCTGTGCACGCGTTGGAACGGAGCTGTACCCGTACGGCTCGTACCTCCTCGGGACGGATGGACCGGGCAGCGACGTCGACGCGGTGGCCATCGGTCCCTCGCTCCTGTCGCGCGAGGACTTCGCGCACGCCCTCCTCCAGGAACTGCCCCGTGAGCCCGGAGCATCCGCCCGCTACGTGGCCGATGCCGCCATTCCCCTGGTGAAGCTGTCCCTCGGCGGAGTGAGCTTCGACATCTCCTACGCGAGCCCTCCGGAAGGCGTCGCCCCCTGCCCTCCCGAAGAGCTGCTGGTGCTGCACGGCGACGCGCTGGACAACGCTGGCCACCGCTCCGTCCTGGGGCTCGCGGACACGCAGCGCCTGCTCGACGAGGTAACGCGAGCAGGCGCCGACCCCGAGCGCTTCCGCACGCTGCTGCGGACGGTGAAGGCGTGGGCGAAGGCACGCGGCATCTACTCGCACGCGCTGGGTTACCTGGGCGGCCTGTCCTGGTCGGTGCTGGCGGCCTGGGCCTGTACGCGGGCGCCCCGGGAGCACACGGACTCCGACGTGGCGCTGCTCGCCCACTTCTTCGAGACCTTCGCCAGCTGGCCCTGGCCCCAGCCGGTGACGCTCACGTCCGAGACGGCGCGCTACCGGCCCGACGGAAAGCGGGACCTCATGCCCGTCATCGCGCCCGCCGCCCCGGTGCGGAACACCGCGCGCAACATCTCGCGCTCCACGTACCGCGTGCTCCGGGACGAGCTGACCCTGGCCCGGCGCCGGGTCGACGAGGCGCGAGCCCAGGGCACGGCGGAGTCCTGGGAAGCGATGTTCGAGCCGGTGGACCTGTCCCGCGAGCTGCCTGGCCGGCTGGTGCTCACCCTCGAAGCCCCGTCCGCAGAGGCACACGAGGCTGCCGCGGGCTGGGTGCTCGGGCATCTCACCGCGCTGGTGTACCGACTGGAGGGAGACCGCCGCGTCTTCGCCCGCCCCCTGCCTCCATCCTCTCCAGCAGGCCCCTTCATCATCGGCGTGGACGCCCGGTCCGCCCCGCGCGGAGCGCTCTCCCAGACGCTGGAGGAGTTCCGCGCGGCCTTCCGGGAATGGAGCCACCGCCCCGAGGGAACCACGCTCGACGTGGAGCTGACGCCCTGA
- a CDS encoding BamA/TamA family outer membrane protein: MRWCAALVLGLLAPRVDARDEGPVQVVDEVVVRGPEKTRPETVQAYSRIGAGDGVTPEELTRVERRLVATGLFQEVRVSTEPTGPDRVRLILEVEDKASWVVAPTFALSSANVGGGLLYAENNLWGRSKKFATAAQVSTAESGLFVGYLDPNLFGQPQLKLSLEGQLRSDRVDEYRAGAGQEDPEVVRRTRMNSASIAGEFGVMIFERVRAAAKYRLMLIDAKPPSDEEEVTTEAFSTGPSQRDTSLRLMVGVDTRQNLHAVMEGLNIEGSYEVSSPGVWSEFRYRRFGLLYRHGLRLLEQHNLVLRGEAVVGMDLPFHQELVMGGNSLRGFLHRQFRGDTRLSFTAEYHFPLFTVRSLSFRGVAFSDTGLMLWRDIPEDGQLRDVNGRVVRGYLPGTEGGLKEATLAQGVGGGLRLYLRNVVLPLVGVDVAYGVNSGEFRFYLVAGVNPS; this comes from the coding sequence ATGAGGTGGTGCGCGGCGCTGGTGTTGGGGCTGCTGGCGCCACGCGTGGACGCGCGGGACGAGGGGCCGGTGCAGGTGGTGGACGAAGTCGTCGTGCGCGGCCCGGAGAAGACCCGTCCGGAGACGGTGCAGGCGTACTCGCGCATCGGCGCGGGCGACGGCGTCACCCCCGAGGAGCTGACCCGCGTGGAGCGGCGCCTGGTGGCCACGGGCCTGTTCCAGGAGGTGCGGGTGAGCACCGAGCCCACGGGGCCGGACCGGGTGCGGCTCATCCTGGAGGTGGAGGACAAGGCGTCCTGGGTGGTGGCACCCACCTTCGCGCTGTCCTCGGCCAACGTCGGCGGCGGGCTGCTGTACGCGGAGAACAACCTGTGGGGCCGCAGCAAGAAGTTCGCGACGGCGGCGCAGGTGAGCACGGCGGAGAGCGGTCTGTTCGTCGGCTACCTGGACCCGAACCTCTTCGGCCAGCCGCAGCTGAAGCTGAGCCTGGAGGGGCAGCTTCGCAGCGACCGCGTGGACGAATACCGTGCCGGCGCGGGCCAGGAGGACCCGGAGGTGGTGCGCCGCACGCGCATGAACTCGGCGTCCATTGCCGGAGAGTTCGGGGTGATGATCTTCGAGCGCGTGCGCGCGGCCGCGAAGTACCGGCTGATGCTCATCGACGCGAAGCCGCCGAGCGACGAGGAGGAGGTCACCACCGAGGCCTTCTCCACGGGCCCGTCGCAGCGGGACACGTCGCTGCGGCTGATGGTGGGCGTGGACACGCGGCAGAACCTGCACGCGGTGATGGAGGGCCTCAACATCGAGGGCTCGTACGAGGTCTCCAGCCCGGGCGTGTGGAGCGAGTTTCGCTACCGGCGCTTCGGGCTGCTCTACCGGCATGGCCTGCGGCTGCTGGAGCAGCACAACCTGGTGCTGAGGGGCGAGGCCGTCGTTGGAATGGACCTTCCGTTCCACCAGGAACTGGTGATGGGCGGCAACTCGCTGCGCGGCTTCCTGCACCGTCAGTTCCGGGGCGACACGCGGCTGTCCTTCACCGCCGAGTACCACTTCCCCCTCTTCACGGTGCGCTCGCTGTCCTTCCGGGGGGTGGCGTTCTCGGACACGGGGTTGATGCTGTGGCGCGACATCCCGGAGGACGGCCAGCTCCGGGACGTGAATGGGCGCGTGGTGCGCGGCTACCTGCCGGGCACGGAGGGCGGGCTGAAGGAGGCCACGCTGGCGCAGGGCGTGGGCGGCGGGCTGCGCCTGTACCTGCGCAACGTCGTGCTGCCCCTGGTGGGCGTGGACGTGGCGTACGGCGTGAACTCGGGCGAGTTCCGCTTCTATCTGGTGGCGGGAGTGAATCCTTCCTGA
- a CDS encoding M90 family metallopeptidase, which translates to MISLIRQLRRRRLLGRPFPADWLGHLDARVPFFRALSPALRETFLDKLKVFAWEKEFIGAGGLTMTDEIRVVVSATAVQLVVHLDLSYYDRLREVIVYPEAFKLPDRTGVVLGEAKHWGSVILSWQAVLAGLRNPADGHDTAAHEFAHVLDRADGAFDGTPRLRMYSHYQTWASVMSEHFQKLQEGRRPERQVLDDYGGLNEAEFFAVATESFFEKPRQMQEKTPELYEELKRFYGWDPATGT; encoded by the coding sequence ATGATTTCACTCATCCGTCAGCTCCGCCGCCGGCGCCTGCTGGGCCGTCCCTTCCCGGCGGACTGGCTGGGCCACCTCGACGCGCGGGTACCCTTCTTCCGCGCGCTGTCGCCCGCCCTGCGGGAGACCTTCCTCGACAAGCTCAAGGTCTTCGCCTGGGAGAAGGAGTTCATCGGGGCCGGCGGGCTCACGATGACGGACGAGATTCGTGTCGTCGTCTCCGCCACGGCCGTGCAGCTCGTGGTGCACCTGGACCTGTCCTATTACGACCGGCTCCGGGAGGTCATCGTCTATCCCGAGGCCTTCAAGCTGCCGGACCGCACCGGCGTGGTGCTGGGCGAGGCGAAGCACTGGGGCTCCGTCATCCTCTCCTGGCAGGCGGTGCTGGCGGGGCTGCGCAACCCGGCCGACGGCCATGACACCGCCGCCCACGAGTTCGCCCACGTGCTGGACCGCGCGGACGGCGCCTTTGACGGCACACCCAGGTTGCGGATGTACTCGCATTACCAGACCTGGGCCTCGGTGATGAGCGAGCACTTCCAGAAGCTCCAGGAAGGCCGCCGCCCGGAGCGTCAGGTGCTGGACGACTACGGCGGGCTCAACGAGGCGGAGTTCTTCGCAGTGGCCACCGAGTCCTTCTTCGAGAAGCCCCGGCAGATGCAGGAGAAGACGCCGGAGCTATACGAGGAACTGAAGCGCTTCTACGGTTGGGACCCGGCCACGGGCACCTGA
- the coaA gene encoding type I pantothenate kinase → MSAPGSTAASMFIDLEREAWRALRASTPLPLTAADIDGLRGLGEQLDVEEVADVYLPLSRLLNLQVAAAQRLWAEQQAFLGGSARKVPFIIAIAGSVAVGKSTTARILQALLARWPDHPRVELVTTDGFLFPNRVLTERGHMKRKGFPESYDRRALVRFLAELKAGRAEVSAPVYSHLVYDVVPDEAKVIRQPDILILEGLNVLQSGPVEGKRMPGTFLSDFFDFSIYVDAHEQDIRHWYVGRFLQLQQTAFRDERSYFRRFSELTQEQAVAMAESVWAEINGPNLAQNIAPTRSRARLILTKGPDHKVKRVRLRKQ, encoded by the coding sequence ATGTCCGCACCTGGCAGCACGGCTGCTTCCATGTTCATCGACCTGGAGCGCGAGGCGTGGCGGGCGCTGCGTGCCTCCACCCCGCTGCCCCTGACGGCGGCCGACATCGACGGGCTGCGCGGCCTGGGCGAGCAGCTCGACGTGGAGGAGGTGGCGGACGTCTACCTGCCGCTCTCCCGGCTGCTCAACCTCCAGGTGGCCGCGGCGCAGCGGCTGTGGGCGGAGCAGCAGGCGTTCCTCGGGGGCTCGGCGCGCAAGGTGCCGTTCATCATCGCCATCGCCGGGAGCGTGGCGGTGGGCAAGAGCACGACGGCCCGCATCCTCCAGGCGCTGCTGGCACGCTGGCCGGACCACCCGCGCGTGGAGTTGGTGACGACGGACGGCTTCCTCTTCCCCAATCGCGTCCTCACCGAGCGCGGGCACATGAAGCGCAAGGGCTTCCCGGAGAGCTATGACCGGCGCGCGCTGGTGCGCTTCCTCGCGGAGCTGAAGGCGGGGCGCGCCGAGGTGTCCGCGCCGGTGTACTCGCACCTCGTCTACGACGTGGTGCCTGACGAGGCGAAGGTCATCCGCCAGCCGGACATCCTCATCCTGGAGGGGCTCAACGTCCTCCAGTCCGGCCCGGTGGAAGGGAAGCGGATGCCGGGCACGTTCCTGTCCGACTTCTTCGACTTCTCCATCTACGTGGACGCGCACGAGCAGGACATCCGCCACTGGTACGTGGGCCGCTTCCTCCAGCTCCAGCAGACGGCATTCCGCGACGAGCGCAGCTACTTCCGCCGCTTCTCCGAGCTCACCCAGGAGCAGGCCGTGGCCATGGCCGAGTCCGTCTGGGCCGAAATCAACGGGCCGAACCTCGCGCAGAACATCGCGCCCACCCGCTCGCGCGCGCGGCTCATCCTCACCAAGGGCCCGGACCACAAGGTGAAGCGGGTGCGGCTGCGCAAGCAGTAG
- a CDS encoding DUF1570 domain-containing protein yields the protein MRQGLAMGALLALLASSQVACVVGPRFTRCPGEGGRAWVRLDSDHYTLETDLPPEDARKAMSALEHTRVAILAAMWPHVLGRPMPKVNVYVLQDPDEFEGLYPRRVRAFFYRSDTEALIVLPGLPSTWEQRFSGLSPASSSRLNHELTHFLSAYALLRQPRWLSEGLAEYLETLRVSADGKTAVVGAPHLGAIVEMGELLDRVVDSNAEGWTMQRVHAWEPSLAQREEERLVAFNYAGSWLLVHWLYTTRPREFAEYQALLAKGVAPDVAQKQALPGLESPALDAALLEYVRNRKYPEHTVQVPPVATGFVEEVIDHAEVHAIRARLAELGAQLAYREPFIQNRRKLSQDELEESLRLNPTGLRALSTKLRAAPEAERPALARAAVEAHPEDGEAWLLLASALTPDTAASAEQEAAYKKALELEPRSAAAATGLAWLYVTQGRLAEALPLAQWSVAMAPWSTYALDTYAMVLAGGGACEEALQTEQRALELLQEDANPELEKRIRERLEALTRGTLCTPAAPGR from the coding sequence GTGCGCCAAGGTCTCGCGATGGGAGCGTTGCTCGCGCTCCTCGCTTCGTCCCAGGTGGCCTGTGTGGTGGGTCCCCGCTTCACGCGCTGCCCGGGTGAAGGTGGGCGTGCCTGGGTGCGGCTGGACAGCGACCACTACACGCTGGAGACGGACCTGCCGCCCGAGGACGCGCGCAAGGCGATGAGCGCGTTGGAGCACACGCGCGTCGCCATCCTCGCCGCCATGTGGCCGCACGTGCTGGGCCGGCCGATGCCGAAGGTCAACGTCTACGTCCTCCAGGACCCGGACGAGTTCGAAGGCCTCTATCCCCGCCGGGTGCGGGCCTTCTTCTACCGTTCCGACACCGAGGCTCTCATCGTCCTGCCCGGCCTGCCCTCCACCTGGGAGCAGCGCTTCTCGGGACTGTCGCCGGCCTCGTCCTCGCGGCTGAACCACGAGCTGACCCACTTCCTGAGCGCCTACGCCCTGCTCCGCCAGCCCCGGTGGCTGTCGGAGGGACTCGCCGAGTACCTGGAGACGCTGCGCGTGTCGGCGGACGGGAAGACGGCGGTGGTGGGCGCGCCGCACCTGGGGGCCATTGTCGAGATGGGCGAGCTGCTGGACCGGGTGGTGGACAGCAACGCGGAGGGCTGGACGATGCAGCGCGTGCACGCGTGGGAGCCGTCGCTGGCGCAGCGCGAGGAGGAGCGGCTGGTCGCGTTCAACTACGCCGGGAGCTGGCTCCTGGTGCACTGGCTCTACACCACCCGCCCCCGCGAGTTCGCCGAGTACCAGGCCCTGCTCGCGAAGGGCGTCGCGCCCGACGTGGCGCAGAAGCAGGCGCTTCCCGGGCTGGAGTCCCCCGCGCTGGACGCCGCGCTGCTGGAGTACGTGAGGAACCGCAAGTACCCGGAGCACACGGTGCAGGTGCCGCCGGTGGCCACGGGCTTCGTCGAGGAGGTCATCGACCACGCCGAGGTCCACGCCATCCGCGCGAGGCTCGCGGAGCTGGGGGCACAACTGGCCTACCGCGAGCCCTTCATCCAGAACCGTCGCAAGCTGTCACAGGACGAGCTGGAGGAGTCGCTCCGGCTGAATCCCACGGGCCTGCGCGCCCTCTCCACGAAGCTGCGCGCGGCGCCCGAGGCCGAGCGCCCCGCCCTCGCCCGCGCGGCGGTGGAGGCCCATCCCGAGGACGGCGAAGCCTGGCTGCTACTGGCCTCGGCGCTGACCCCGGACACAGCAGCGAGCGCCGAGCAGGAGGCGGCGTACAAGAAGGCCCTGGAGCTGGAGCCCCGAAGCGCGGCGGCGGCGACGGGGCTGGCATGGCTGTACGTGACGCAGGGGCGCCTCGCGGAGGCGCTCCCGCTGGCGCAGTGGTCCGTCGCGATGGCGCCGTGGAGCACCTACGCCCTGGACACCTACGCCATGGTGCTCGCGGGCGGCGGGGCTTGCGAAGAGGCGCTCCAGACGGAGCAGCGTGCCCTGGAGCTGCTCCAGGAGGACGCCAACCCTGAGCTGGAGAAGCGCATCCGCGAGCGACTGGAGGCGCTCACCCGGGGGACGCTCTGCACGCCGGCCGCACCGGGGCGGTGA
- a CDS encoding GNAT family N-acetyltransferase, protein MPRWMWKSFPELTLDELYALLALRQEVFVVEQRSIYQDVDGLDAESLHLLAYEDADGAPYLAGYLRILPPGLKFPGASSLGRVVTSPRARRRGLGRELVERGLARLDAHFPAADIRISAQHYLQRFYEDFGFHAEGDVYDEDGIPHIEMVRQAARR, encoded by the coding sequence ATGCCGCGCTGGATGTGGAAGAGCTTCCCGGAGCTGACGCTGGACGAGCTGTACGCACTGCTCGCCCTGCGGCAGGAGGTGTTCGTGGTGGAGCAGCGCTCCATCTACCAGGACGTGGACGGGCTGGACGCGGAGTCGCTCCACCTGCTCGCGTACGAGGACGCGGACGGGGCGCCGTACCTGGCGGGCTACCTGCGCATCCTGCCCCCCGGCTTGAAGTTCCCCGGCGCGAGCAGCCTCGGCCGCGTGGTGACGTCGCCCAGGGCGAGAAGGCGGGGGCTGGGGCGCGAATTGGTGGAGCGGGGCCTCGCCCGACTCGACGCGCACTTCCCGGCGGCGGACATCCGTATCTCCGCCCAGCACTACCTCCAGCGCTTCTACGAGGACTTCGGGTTCCACGCGGAGGGGGACGTGTACGACGAGGACGGCATCCCCCACATCGAGATGGTCCGCCAGGCCGCGCGCCGCTGA
- a CDS encoding AbrB family transcriptional regulator: MTKDSRGPSRGRVAAVTVASLLGAALAEATHLPAGALLGAMLVSIAGSLALSVHVPLPRPGLLMAQAVLGGAMCSSFRPEAWAALAEHWPVALSAVVGVVAVAQGVALVCARLGHLDARTATLGLMPGGASAMIALSEELGTDSRLVTLFQYVRLSVVILVAVLVGRWVGDSPDVQLARAADLPGTPPALVAWATTALVALAGGWLGARLKLPAGVFLGPVLLGIPLTALGVPVGAWPPGVLPLALWALGVRVGSQFDSSAVHELRRAALVALLAALAMVGGCLLMAWGWSAVSGVDLLTTYFATSPGGADSLLAIALGTRATLSLVLAVQVGRMLLVFLVAPTFLRRLSERR; encoded by the coding sequence ATGACGAAGGACTCCCGGGGCCCGTCACGCGGGCGCGTGGCGGCCGTCACCGTGGCCTCGCTGCTCGGCGCCGCGCTGGCCGAGGCCACCCACCTGCCCGCCGGAGCCCTGCTGGGCGCGATGCTGGTGTCGATTGCAGGCTCGCTCGCGCTGTCGGTGCACGTGCCCCTGCCACGCCCCGGGCTGCTGATGGCGCAGGCGGTGCTGGGCGGGGCGATGTGCTCCTCCTTCCGTCCGGAGGCCTGGGCCGCGCTCGCGGAGCACTGGCCCGTCGCGCTGTCCGCCGTGGTGGGCGTGGTGGCCGTGGCCCAGGGCGTGGCGCTGGTGTGCGCGCGGCTGGGCCACCTGGATGCCCGCACCGCCACCCTGGGGCTGATGCCGGGCGGGGCCTCGGCGATGATTGCGCTCAGCGAGGAGCTGGGCACCGACTCGCGACTGGTGACGCTCTTCCAGTACGTGCGCCTGTCCGTCGTCATCCTCGTCGCCGTGCTGGTGGGGCGGTGGGTCGGGGACTCGCCGGACGTGCAGCTGGCCCGCGCCGCCGACCTTCCCGGCACTCCCCCGGCGCTGGTGGCCTGGGCGACGACGGCGCTCGTCGCCCTCGCGGGAGGCTGGCTGGGCGCGAGGCTGAAGCTACCTGCCGGCGTCTTCCTGGGGCCCGTGCTGCTGGGCATCCCCCTCACCGCCCTGGGCGTGCCGGTGGGCGCGTGGCCTCCTGGCGTGCTGCCGCTGGCGCTGTGGGCGCTCGGCGTGCGCGTGGGCAGCCAGTTCGACTCCTCCGCCGTGCACGAGCTGCGGCGGGCCGCGCTCGTCGCCCTCCTCGCCGCGCTGGCCATGGTGGGCGGTTGCCTGCTCATGGCCTGGGGCTGGTCCGCCGTGAGTGGGGTGGACCTGCTCACCACCTACTTCGCCACCTCGCCGGGCGGCGCCGACTCGCTGCTGGCCATCGCCCTGGGCACCCGCGCCACGCTGTCCCTCGTGCTCGCGGTGCAGGTGGGACGCATGCTGCTCGTCTTCCTCGTGGCGCCCACCTTCCTGCGGCGCCTGTCCGAGCGCCGGTAG